CACATTTTCAAAAACTACCAtgtcaaaaaaaatatatatatatatataaaataaaaaataaccaCACCTTGTGCACGAATGGATAGCCATGATTAATTTGGCCCAACTCGAATTTTTGTTTGTAACAAACATCcatctcaatttttttttttttttttttttttttttttttttttttttttttttttgttgttgttgttgttgttgtgaaagGCCTCCATCTCCGATTCTTTCTTTATTGTTTTCAATTTACAATCAAGATATTACATTGCACAAACATTTTTAACCCCATTTTGAGGTCTTGTATGATCATCAGTTCATCACATAGCCCACCTTAAAAAACAGCTAGTCTAAAATATAAAAAAGAATGCTACTCCAATAATATGACAAATCCTTACCGGAATGAGTTGCCGATAACTAAAGAAAAAAGTATATGGACCAGATTAATGTTAAAAAATTGTATAATAAAATTATGTGGGGTGGTTGAAGCATCACTGGTGAAAGAAGATGAATGATGGGCTTGGGGGAAGACTTGGGCTAACATTTCACCAAGTGAAACCTGAGATGTTGTGGTCAGGTGCAACCTGTCTGGTTCAAGGCCCAGCCCCTTTGCATCAACGGTCTTTAAATTCACTAGCCACGTATCTAACTGTGCCTCTCTTACTATCTCAATGTACGGCCCTGCCCCAGATGCCAACGCCACCTATGACGTCATCACTAAAAAATTACTCTACATTGCtatcaataaaatattaaatactCGATATTAGATATATTAAAATTTGTTGAATGCTTAAAATAGTATAATTATTTTACCCATGAATATATTATCGTATGAATCAAATTTTCAATTTTTGTAATTGTATGTAACTGACCACTTATAATCTGTAAACTGGTCACATGGTACTGACTTTAAGTGTCACATGACATACAATTCGATGTTTTTAaaaatatacaacaacaacaacaatacccaattccactaaagtggagtatgggAGAGGTTAGATGTAGgcagtcctttcctctaccctaaagtaaaagggaagtcattttTCTACCcaggatacctatcggtccccaggttgaggaagtcgtccctccctattctgtagagcagagaggctgcttcctagggacctccgaccaGAAAGAACAATGAAATCCGATATGTGAAGTAAAAATATACAAGTAAAGTATGTATATCCGCAGtttagaaaaaagaaaaaaaaaattcaacaggagacgaaatttttttttaagaaCGTTCGCATTTACTGCAACTTTTTTTCTTTCATTCTTCCATGAAAATACACCATTTAGGTTATGAGCTTTTGGGTTGAGAGCAAAATATGGAGGATTTTGGACAAATTATTGAGGTTTTTGGGTAAACTATAATGACTTTTCGGCAAATATGAAGTCTTTTTGGTAAAATATGGAGTCTTTTGGACAAAAAGATGTATGACTTTTGAGTCATGGGCTGTTGGGTTAGGGGCAATAAAAAAAATCCATAACTTTTTTGCTTAAAATTTTTTAGAGGTGCAAATGAGCGGAGCTACTCGAGCCTAATATCGTGCTCTAACAAGTTCGTGAGCTTAAACGAGCTTTTCATTAATATACgttaattaataatttttttcaATTATAATATACTAAATAATTGGATAAtagttagtattatttttttataaagtatAAAATATAGTAATAAGTAATCGCATCATATGTGATTAAAAAGTACTGTATGgaataactaaataaatattataattaaacaaatcataataatattaaataaaagagtCGAGATCAAGCCAAACTCGAGTTTTCTTAAATTTAGACGAGTCGAGCTCGAGTTTTATATGTTAAGCTCGAACCGAGCCGAACTTGAGTTCAAGCTCAGCAACTtctaaacgagccgagctcgagtctAGTCGAGCTCGAATTCAGCTTGACTcatttacacccccacccagaatgtggaCATTCTAatcgaaaaattaataaagtaATTAACTGAGGTAACCATAATGTAATCAATTATTCaattaaaattaatatcattatacCTAAAGTATATATCAGACAGAAAGATGATACCTGAATTATTGGAAGTGTAGGCAAAAGAAGATCAGCCCGAACATGATCAAAAAACCTCTCCGATCTCCGTTTATACAGCTCAGCATCCTCTCGATACACCGTGTCACTCTCACCTTGATACCACAACAACCCTTTAATCGTACCACCATCGTTCAACGCAGCATTAGCCCGCTTAATCAACTGGTTATAAAGCTGACCACCATGAGCCCACTCGCTAATATTGGTTCCACCTACCGCACAAGGAACCAACCCCACAACACCAATGCTAGAATCCCTTTTCAGCAATGAATTAGCAAAAGCCATCCCTGGGCCCACACCACACGCTCGATAATAATCAATGTCGCGGTGTAAAGGCTCAGAAGCTGGTTGCCAGTTAAGATCGGCACTTAAACGAAAGATAGATGGGTTGGGGGATGATTGAGGAGGGACGTAACCGTCCCATTTGTCGTTTATGACACCACCACGGCCGGCCATGTTGCTCTGGCCGGCCAAGAGAAAAATGGTCTTGCCGGTGGTTTCTCCATTAACGGTGAATGAGATCAAGAAACATGAGTAGAAGATAAGCAATGAGCACATGGTGGTTGATGTAGTTGTGGGGTAGAGTAAAAGTAGCATATATTTTAGCCGTGTTTCTAAGCAAGTGTGATTAAATTATTAGTGAACTTTATGCTTCGTAATAATTAAAAAAACAGGTCACAACGAACACAAATTAATCTATGGCTCCCACTTGAACCATTTAATTGAGGTTTTTAAATTCCTAAATTATTTGAGTATGTTATGTTATTTCCCTTTAACTAAGATTGTTTTTTCTTCTATAAACTCAAAAtaggtttttattttatataaaaaaggaTACGAAATTATATAAAAAGACTTCTAgcaaaaaagtaaaaaagtaagaaGATAACATAGATTTACATAACCATAAATTCCAACAACAACCCCTATTTTTGAACTAACAAGCTTGTGCGTAAGGACGAAAATGACCAAAATACTATAAAAAGAATATGTGAAAGGACAAGTCCATCCGAAGGGAATAGTAAACCTTACGGAGTAGTAGACAACTTTTTAAAATAGTATATATGGATAATAAATAATAGTAAGAAAAACTATGAATACAATCGAAAATTTCATGTTTCATAAGAGAAGTACTAAAAATGTTGGTGTTTTGCAATCGTTGTAATAACCAAACTGTAGCCATCGATATAACGAATATGATGTTTTGCACCTCAGCTAAATAGTCCAGGCCATCGATCCATATCAACCACTCGAACAGAGAAATACAAATCAACATATCACAGTCTGACCATAATCTAATTTTCCTCACAGTTTTTGAGTTGTGCACAAACAGAAAACGTGATTATTACTTTCATCACTATAACCGCAGCTAGGACAAGAAATGTCGTCAAATTCCAGGCCTCGTAACGATAGATTGATTCGAGTAGGTAAACTACCCCGCATTAACCTAAAAAAGACTAAGTTAATGGCCTTCATTTTTATAGTATAAAAATACTGATTTTctcatggtttataatttttggtgctTTATATGAAAGATACTCCGTATAAGACTACTTGCATCCATAACACACTCCAATAAATGAATTGTAACTTTCCTTCCAAAATCGAATGAAGATTATGTTTTATAGTTTTTGatgatttatataaaaaatataagacTACTTACATCCATAAATAAGACACTCCAATAAATGAATTGTAACATGATCATTTCCTCCCAAAATCGAATGAAGATTAAACTCCCGTCCATAATATACTTTCTCATAAATTTCGTGACTCACTTTCAATAATTTAGGAACTATTACATTAACTACATAAGTAAGTAAATAAAGTGTCGGATTATAGCTAAAAAGTGTCACATTATAATATGCGCTGCCTTCTAATGTTTAAAAAAGAATATCGATAAACGTAGCCCTAAGGATACGTTTAAGCGTTCTATATATAAATTAATtccatatttaaaaattaaataataCTAATACCAAAATTATATAAGGAAATAAATAAGGGAAgtcattataaaataaatatttgtgtTTTGTATTTAATTCAACAGAGTTTTAAAACTTAAATGTGGTATACTAAATATAGCTCAGAGCAAGGACGGATCTTTTGGGGGCATGGATGGGTCATGGCCCTCCCAAAACTTTGTGCTATTAGTGTAAATTTCTACTACAaggatatataaagtatatattttaTGTCGTGGCccctctaaaataatattaaaacgATTTTGGCCCCTCTACCAATGTTGTTCAAAATCCGTCCCAGGCTCAGAGAGTTACGTTTAGCGTTCTCTTAAAAAAAAATTACGCGCAGTAGTATAGTATTTAAATAGGCAAAAATACTCGGTATATCATTTGTTGGAAATGAAACaataataaaaaatctcaacttatcatttttagtttaaAACGTCATTTTTAATGGACTCTGCTACTTGTAAAGAACAATAAAGTGAGTACAAAAACAATGTGAACAATGTCGGGCCGATTGATTAAATCAACGCGCCGAATATAAGAATCTCTCCAGAAATAGAACGAATACAAAACAATTTCCAAACTAAACGTTTGAGAAATAAACACAGGCCATCTATAACTTAACGAACATCAAGATGATGAACTCTATCAAAAAGAAATTGAATACAGAATATGAAGATGTAAATCAAAGAACATAAACCCTTTCAGAATGAGAGAATAATAATCTCAAATAATGAATAAGGGTATTTATATATAGCCATATAGGGcataaatatcctatttacacaccaAGTCCTTGATGACTACTTGGTCTTCTCGTATTTGTCACGGAAATATATAACACCAAGCACCCTGAACTTTCACATCTTAAAATAACATCAACTCACCAATCTTCAAGTTAACATCTAGAGTCCTTTCTATCGATGAATCAACAAATGCAGCAACAAAATCCTGCACAGCTAATCACAATTATGTCTCGACACGATAAATGGAAAGGTTGACAGATCAAGACCTAAAGGGAGTTAATTGTCCTCGTTTTGTTAGCTCGAGTACGTTTTGTTGTTCTTGTGTATTtggatatttttattatcattggtTTGGATATTGTGTTTATTGTTAGATCGTGTTTTTTTAGATAGGTTTTAGTGGTTGTAACGAGGGTATTTCTCTATTGTTTAGATTGGTTTTTGTTTTGTTTAGTCTTCGATATGTTCATATCGCTTGTAGATACAGTCTATTACTTCTCTTCTTTGGAGCTTTTTTTTTCTAGTTTTGAGCCTAGCCGTGAATCGAAAGTAAATTTGTTGACTCTTTTATCTTTCGATGAATTTACCTTTTCGATGAATTTACCTTGATTATAAAGTTCTCGTTATTTTTGGAAggaaaaaaaaaacattaaaattTGACAATGGAATAACCATATCCGTTCAAAATGAAGGGACAAAAAACAATCAACTTCCTTGCAAACAAATCAGTCCAGATACTCCTTTTACACTTTCAACTaacgtataatataatataaataataattcaactaATGTATAATATAAAAACTCAAATCAAGAAAAAAACATTTACTTAGGACATAACCAAGGAAACATTAATACAAGTCAACAAAATTCAATATTTCAACTACAATCGATTTCTTTACTAAATTGTTCCCATTTCTAACAACCATTATCTACTACCATTGACAAAATGTGTTTGAAATCTACCACCAATGGAGCGGGTCGTCGAACAAAGTCCGAGATGTGTCTATGGTTTCAAGATTTCCTTCTGAATCCAAACATAATGGTATGTGGGTTACCAATGATCAGATCACTGACTTTGGGTTCGGTCAATCGAAAGAGCATACAAAATTTAAGTACTACTGCGTTTGTAATGTTCTTTTATGAATCGTTCAGCATAAGAAGGGTATTTTTGTCTAATGTATGATCGAATGCATTTCTGGTACGAGAAGTCAATCCATATACCATCAGTTCTCACAACAAATAAGCACCTTGAGTTTCTGAACTGTGGATGCCGATCAACCTTCAAAATAAAGAAATTGTTAAAGTTGAGAGCAAGAGATAAttgttaaaataaaaagaaatactcAAAATAAAGAATTTTTTAAAGTTAAGAGTAAGAAATTATTGTTACAAAACTTAGAAAATATAAGTCAAGTCAAGATATTCAATCGGGTCTACTCAGACAACTGTTTTGGGACAATAGCGGTCAAGATATCACGGACAAAGACTTTTAGTGAAATAGACAGGCAAAGAATGATTGTCAATGTAATCAATATACCTGATGATCAAGACCTATACACCAAAAGTTAGGTCCATTGGGTCAACCATTTGAGTCCATTGGGTCTCGAGAAAGCAAAGGGAATGGGTCCAATATTGACCCATCTTTAGTCCTTCAATATGTTAGGTCCATTTAGACCTGTTGAAACCCATTTCCAACCCattatatgaagaaaaaaaaaacaacaaaaaaatgaaaaaaaaccttagaaaataataaaaattgaaaaattaaaaagttcaaaaaaaataaacacaaaaaaaaaaattactccgtAAAAATTAGTTTTTAgaaaaaagtaataaaaataaaaaataaaaataaaaataaaaattaaatttttttaaagaaaaaattttATAAGAAAAAATGGGTATTGACCCGTCCCAACCCGTTTGGACCTGACCCGTTCGAACCGTTCGAATATTGACACCCCTTCTACCCATGACCTGTTTTGACCCAAACCCATTTGGGTCTCAACCCAACCCGACCCGTTTGTCAGGCTTAGTAATCAACAACTTTATTTGGTGCTACTAAGTTGAATTAAGAGGTGGGTATGATTACCAATAAAGAATTAATAGCGATCTCAAAATGTCAAGTTTTGGTAATTAACAATGAGAAGACCAGTTCTTAGCCATCAAAAGGGTGAAGAGTTTGTTTGTTCAATGGATCCACATTATTGGGCTGATTTTTAATCCCAAAAGGCAGAGATGTCTATGTTACAAAGTATTTAACAAAAAAGTCTATTGCAAGATTATGTGACATGGATCAAGCATTCCAAAAATAAACTAACTAAACTGCACATTCATGTGTTTGTCATTAATATGATAGAAAAAATTTATTTAAGACAATTTTAATGTAATAGAATCAAATGTGACAAGTATCAACGAAACGAGAATATGACAACGCATGGCAGTAGAAAAGCATCAAGTTCTAACGTGTCCTAAATTTACATTATAAAACAAGACAAAAGTTAGTAGAAAAATGGGAATATTGTTTCAAGGGCTTTATCTTTTTACTACAAATAAAAGATAAGTAATATTTTAATACATCTTTGGTTAAGAAATATTCACCCTTTATTCAGTGATATGGATTTCAAACCTGATGAATAGTTGTGTTTCAGGGTGAAATTACCTATTTACCTATGTACGACTTGTTAAATATtctataatttttagtttttaataaATGGATGTAAGTTAAAAGTAACCCACCCCCCTCTTCCTTTCCTAGTAAACAGTAAAAACAAACGAAAAACCAAATGAAAAAGATTATTCAAAGACGACACAAATTAAATATAGGGCCATATAATATAATGAACCTCTTCAATTTAAGGTGCTGGGAATATACATATACAGACAAATCGAAGCGACAGATCTAAAAACCCGTAACTTGTATCGACGAAATCACAATTTATTTCAGTTATATAATGAGACTAAACAAAGTACCCTACTGCTTTAAGCGGATACCCTGCTAGTACGATGATACATATGGTGATGGTTAAATTAACTTTAGTTTTGAGCAGTTCGCAGTAAATTTATCAATTAAATTAGTTTGAGGTATAGGGATAGGTATTTGTAATATTAAGAGTACAAGAGTAGAAGTTCATACTACTTTAAGGGTGTTATCAGCACAATTTTAAGTTTTGGCATGGTTGCAAAAGATTTATAAGACGGGGCACAAAGTTAATTCAAAGGCAAAAAGATTTAAGTTTTGACATGATTGAAATTCATGCTAAAGTTGCCTAATATAGTGATACGAAACCTTCCCATCCTAGGTACGAATTGTTGTATTCCTATTATTGTAAGtttaagtaattaatataattcttTGCTTAAATTGTTTTTTATTAATCAATTCTGATTTAAAGTGACATCTTTGCCCTCTAAAAGTTGCAGTGGATTAATTTCGTGAAAAACGTAAGTATAAAATTTGAATCTCAAGAGAACAACATACAAAATGAATGAATTGGAATCAATGATTATCTATACTTTGTTGGCAAAAAGGGGAACTAAGGTACAAAGATGGAAGTGCAATCTACGTAAGAAAATACAAATACAAACTAACCTTTAAATTAAATAAGAAATAAGTCATTTTCATAGATGATTTTATGCTTTTATAAGAATATGACATTCGAAATTAAGGGGGTGTTTGGCTTAGCGCTTTGAAAAATGATTATgcgttttaaataatcataatcaaataatcAGCTGTATCAAAACGTGATTTAGTTTAATGTTGTTTGGATTTGAttaggttgtttgatatcgcaataATTAGATAATTGATTTTTTGAGTGTTTGGAATATCAGATTATTTGATAACTTACCATGTAAAATTACCAAAAGGGGTATtccttttaaataataaatttacaTATCTTATATGTAATAAAACATTTTGTAATTTAAGGGTATtccttttaaataataaatttacaTATCTTATATGTAATAAAACATTTTGTAATTGAAGTAGTATACGGTATACATATATTAGTAAAAACGTGTATGTACATTTTACTATTAAAAGATaatataaaacaaaatataaataaattaatggGTGCAGTAAGCTTTTGGTGTGGCAATACGTAGCGGGTAAAACTGCCACGTAGCATAAGGCAGGAGTCTTTGAGGGTACTTAAGTAAATTTGACAAGAAATAGATAATGCGTTTTGGTTGCAGTAAGGCCTATGTCACTGTTTCAAAACAGCGATTTGAGGCAATTAAAACGCAGAAAAGCAAGTTTAATTTTTTCTTCCCAAACACTGGAAAAAAATTATCCACGTCTTGCAATCGCAATAATTAAAAAATCACTCTCAAATCACTAAGCCAAACACCCCCTAACAGTAGCAAACTTAGGTACCAGGCCCACATGAGCAAGCCTTCAGGGCTATATATCTAAGCCTGAGTGTTTTAGAACCGGGCCTTGGAATAGGGTTTCTTTATATCAATACATATGCAACTTTGCCTAACTATAATGGGCTTATTCAGGGACAGGTAAGAGGTAAATCTTTAAGCATGCAGGTTTACCTATTCGATGATGACCAAATTAGTTGTGGTACCAAGTAAGCAACTGTGTACTTATTTTATTACCTAAATAAGCAAAAGCCATATTAGCACAGATTGGCCATCAACAGGAGAAGATAATTGTCACCCTCGTGAATGACGATATCCAACACTCAAAAGCAACAAAGAGTAACGGACTAACGACTACAATCGTGCTAAAAAATACGTTGCTCCTGCTACCTTCTATATATTATATCCAAGTG
This genomic window from Rutidosis leptorrhynchoides isolate AG116_Rl617_1_P2 chromosome 2, CSIRO_AGI_Rlap_v1, whole genome shotgun sequence contains:
- the LOC139889126 gene encoding probable carbohydrate esterase At4g34215; translated protein: MCSLLIFYSCFLISFTVNGETTGKTIFLLAGQSNMAGRGGVINDKWDGYVPPQSSPNPSIFRLSADLNWQPASEPLHRDIDYYRACGVGPGMAFANSLLKRDSSIGVVGLVPCAVGGTNISEWAHGGQLYNQLIKRANAALNDGGTIKGLLWYQGESDTVYREDAELYKRRSERFFDHVRADLLLPTLPIIQVALASGAGPYIEIVREAQLDTWLVNLKTVDAKGLGLEPDRLHLTTTSQVSLGEMLAQVFPQAHHSSSFTSDASTTPHNFIIQFFNINLVHILFSLVIGNSFR